In Devosia beringensis, a single window of DNA contains:
- a CDS encoding sugar transferase, with protein sequence MSVHNIQHAGSNPQVAEGYKPVIAPTTLPVRGPTHALGNTTGARVVSQSGLPSFWIDKAPVGYRSSARRIVHAGAKRLFDIVFALLALFALLPLLVLTALAIKMTDRGPVFFMQDRVGKDGQFFQIFKFRSMYTHSCDDTGVAQTTADDKRIMPIGRLIRRTSIDELPQLLNILKGEMSVVGPRPHVSGQAAAGLPYDQVVPYYSYRHAMRPGLTGWAQANGLRGPTFDRDLAKARIDHDVAYIQNFSVFLDLRIIAQTATREFFSGSGF encoded by the coding sequence ATGTCGGTACATAATATCCAGCATGCCGGCTCTAACCCTCAAGTCGCCGAGGGATACAAGCCGGTTATTGCCCCAACGACGCTGCCTGTGAGAGGGCCAACACATGCCCTTGGTAACACGACCGGGGCTCGCGTCGTCAGTCAAAGTGGCCTTCCGTCCTTCTGGATCGACAAGGCTCCCGTTGGGTATCGCTCATCTGCTCGCCGCATTGTCCACGCTGGTGCCAAGCGCTTATTCGACATCGTCTTCGCCCTCCTTGCGCTCTTTGCGCTGCTCCCACTGCTGGTTCTTACGGCACTTGCCATTAAGATGACCGACCGCGGGCCGGTGTTCTTCATGCAGGATCGGGTTGGAAAAGACGGTCAATTCTTTCAGATTTTCAAATTTCGATCGATGTATACCCATAGTTGCGACGATACTGGAGTGGCTCAAACCACGGCAGATGACAAGAGGATCATGCCAATCGGTCGCCTTATCCGCCGCACCAGCATCGATGAACTGCCGCAGTTGCTGAACATTCTCAAAGGCGAGATGTCCGTGGTCGGACCCCGCCCACATGTCAGCGGCCAAGCCGCCGCTGGCCTTCCCTACGATCAAGTCGTCCCCTACTACTCCTATCGCCACGCAATGCGCCCAGGCCTGACTGGCTGGGCACAGGCGAATGGACTGCGTGGGCCTACCTTTGACCGGGATTTGGCCAAGGCTCGTATTGATCACGACGTGGCATACATCCAGAACTTTTCGGTCTTCCTTGACCTCCGGATCATCGCGCAGACCGCGACACGTGAGTTCTTTTCCGGAAGCGGTTTTTAA
- a CDS encoding LamG domain-containing protein yields the protein MNSDLRAPMVRRSNISRRNFIVGAAGLAIAPAFAQSRGAENPVAYISPTGQGDGLSLQQPASLALLGDLIKAVGPGGTVFILADRGSYHHQLTVEIAAGGTSGAPVLIMGANAQGQPLKATIRGNRKRWRRPTRESRAINAAELGGDTTFVFAKGASHLIFSSLSLVDTGRVFDFTDQTEGGITIEDVDFHNVRDGFFTSEESELSNVVIRRFSGVGFSKKAIRVHGRSHDWMIEDCELDSGWQFGDNFAVGIELNHEAHDISIRGGFTINCLDKQDGDPEKYWNADGIASENGNYNVSISDHRSAGNSDGGYDLKSEATVLTRCVAEDNKRNYRIWGGMGADPLIMEKCQSLTPRSRGGTGAAAHLWLFGSDGDGASAASAIFRDGVMADSASGSAVVYVDGGNVAVHLIDTDLTALGKRESLVESEGEGAGNSVVVGSASDPDLRAITTPAEISAIEGFSKTVILTAEGAASWRIIDPQDSPEYTLSGSSLTLSPAVVGNSPRVTIQARGSNGVSVRKTFYADIQANPMGAGTALAISFAGVDGATIAEDQTGLNIVEFAGEAQILDNTLVFSRGEDFVTIPDSDNFSFSGPFTIDTEFMIDNPLEEGGQDVLSHWGDASRQRGYVIRCEEAGSLTFAWTYDGTDQNVSWIEGPALEAARYYKVRVDRDNAGTMRLYVDGRMVGRKTDSGTPILNAAVPLRISGRANGKYGANGRMRSLLINNGYALTGSDLGYQH from the coding sequence ATGAACAGTGACCTTCGCGCTCCCATGGTGCGCCGTAGCAATATCAGCCGACGCAACTTCATCGTCGGCGCTGCAGGGCTTGCCATCGCGCCGGCGTTCGCCCAGTCGCGCGGAGCGGAAAATCCTGTGGCCTATATCTCGCCGACCGGTCAGGGTGACGGCCTGTCCCTTCAGCAACCGGCCTCCCTTGCCCTGCTAGGTGACTTGATCAAGGCGGTTGGCCCAGGGGGTACGGTCTTTATCCTTGCGGATCGGGGCAGTTATCATCACCAGCTTACCGTCGAGATCGCCGCCGGCGGCACGTCGGGTGCCCCAGTGTTGATCATGGGTGCCAATGCCCAGGGACAGCCCCTCAAGGCCACGATCCGTGGCAATCGCAAACGTTGGAGAAGACCGACCCGGGAAAGCCGGGCCATCAATGCCGCTGAATTGGGCGGAGACACCACGTTCGTCTTTGCCAAGGGGGCCTCGCACCTCATTTTCTCGTCCCTTTCGCTTGTCGATACCGGACGGGTATTCGACTTCACCGACCAAACTGAAGGCGGCATCACCATCGAGGACGTGGACTTCCATAACGTGCGGGATGGTTTTTTCACCAGCGAGGAAAGCGAGCTTAGTAATGTCGTCATTCGGCGCTTTTCTGGTGTCGGCTTCTCCAAGAAGGCCATTCGTGTGCATGGCCGGTCGCACGACTGGATGATCGAGGATTGCGAACTCGACAGTGGCTGGCAATTCGGTGACAACTTCGCCGTGGGTATCGAACTGAATCATGAGGCTCACGACATATCAATTCGCGGTGGCTTTACCATCAACTGCCTCGACAAGCAGGATGGCGATCCAGAAAAATACTGGAATGCTGACGGTATTGCCTCGGAGAACGGGAACTATAACGTTTCCATTTCTGATCATCGGTCGGCCGGAAATAGCGATGGCGGCTATGATCTAAAGTCTGAAGCTACAGTGCTTACCCGTTGCGTTGCCGAGGATAACAAGCGCAACTATCGCATCTGGGGTGGCATGGGAGCCGATCCACTAATCATGGAAAAGTGTCAGAGCCTGACTCCACGGTCGCGTGGCGGCACAGGCGCGGCTGCGCACCTCTGGTTGTTCGGCAGCGACGGGGACGGCGCCTCGGCCGCATCTGCGATTTTCCGTGACGGGGTGATGGCGGACTCTGCCAGCGGCAGCGCCGTAGTGTACGTGGACGGCGGAAACGTGGCGGTTCACCTCATAGACACCGATCTAACCGCACTGGGAAAACGGGAAAGCCTCGTCGAAAGTGAAGGCGAAGGCGCTGGCAATTCTGTCGTGGTCGGCAGTGCTTCCGACCCCGACCTCCGCGCAATCACAACGCCCGCCGAGATCAGTGCCATCGAGGGCTTCAGCAAGACCGTTATTTTAACCGCTGAAGGCGCCGCGAGCTGGCGGATTATCGATCCCCAAGACAGTCCAGAATATACCCTTTCCGGCTCCAGCCTCACCCTGTCTCCTGCCGTCGTTGGCAATTCTCCGAGGGTCACTATCCAGGCGCGTGGTAGCAATGGAGTCTCGGTGCGTAAGACGTTTTATGCGGATATACAGGCCAATCCCATGGGCGCAGGAACGGCCCTAGCAATAAGCTTTGCCGGTGTCGATGGAGCTACCATCGCTGAAGACCAAACAGGCCTCAACATTGTCGAGTTTGCCGGTGAAGCCCAAATCCTCGATAACACGTTGGTATTCAGCCGCGGCGAAGATTTCGTGACCATCCCGGACAGCGACAACTTCTCCTTCTCGGGTCCGTTCACCATCGACACTGAGTTTATGATCGACAACCCTCTCGAGGAGGGCGGCCAGGACGTGCTGAGCCATTGGGGAGACGCTTCGCGTCAGCGCGGTTATGTAATCCGCTGTGAAGAAGCTGGGTCGCTAACCTTTGCGTGGACGTACGACGGCACCGACCAAAACGTCTCTTGGATCGAAGGACCCGCGCTGGAAGCCGCGCGGTATTACAAGGTTCGCGTGGACCGCGATAACGCAGGCACAATGAGGCTTTACGTGGATGGCAGGATGGTTGGCAGGAAGACTGATTCCGGCACGCCGATTCTGAACGCGGCAGTTCCCCTTCGCATCTCCGGCCGTGCCAACGGAAAGTACGGGGCCAATGGCCGCATGCGGTCGCTGCTGATCAACAACGGCTACGCCCTTACGGGCTCTGATCTTGGCTATCAACACTAG
- a CDS encoding GumC family protein — protein sequence MINDQEFDIVRVLDVLRRQWRLIAITFVLLLGASALGIFALKPAFTASALIFVDTSDKNLLDPTAAGSAMGSADARVDSEVQIVTAETTLLKVVNDAGLLNDPEFGVSMDLRQRIMSTLRLGQQAEPTAVEKVMAAQVKLRQAVRVFRNGLTFLITISATADDPDTAANIANLLSRAYIRAQLESKIAATQSSRDIIQGRVAEASATVIETEEAMDDFIASSIDRIVAQTGRTDLEQMRSELEALNTNRDVLTAQADAVQQGLAALNWQAVTETLQSETLENLRQREVTLQRQLANATAGSQTEIDLRAELARVVANLGSDTNSQLSSLRVQISSVQARAADLQLQLRSSVLSSDLPAAIVTNIYELQQTAELARSQYQILLSRLKDLEAQSFLQVADSRVISEALVPERPSFPDTRLLLALAGILALAVGVGLAYLRENVIGGFTSDVQLSSVLKMPVVSSVPKQRAPEGVKSDSLADLLISLPFSHFSEAIRRLQVGVDQAVRRGWGGAGHSAPVILVGSANTGEGKTTLSLSLARAYALAGKKTLLIDCDLRKPSIHAHLGMPASVKLLDFLTDGGEKIDLESVAVTDRLTKARVVIGARKADVHGGQVITGEVFGRLVRAAQANYEIVVLDTPPVGAVVDALHLAQYANVIVIATRYAVTSQRDAKATLLALTDAKRDDAEIMGVITQVDQSKYNNRRKYGGYYNED from the coding sequence ATGATCAATGATCAAGAGTTTGACATCGTCCGGGTCCTGGATGTCCTGCGACGGCAGTGGCGGCTGATTGCCATTACTTTCGTTCTACTTCTCGGTGCCTCAGCCCTCGGGATATTCGCGCTCAAGCCTGCATTCACAGCTTCGGCGCTCATATTTGTGGATACCAGTGACAAGAATCTGCTCGACCCCACTGCCGCCGGCAGTGCCATGGGCTCGGCTGATGCGAGGGTAGATAGTGAGGTCCAGATCGTTACGGCCGAGACCACGTTGCTCAAAGTGGTCAACGATGCAGGCTTGCTGAACGATCCCGAATTCGGTGTTTCCATGGACTTGCGACAGCGCATCATGTCGACGCTGCGCCTGGGACAGCAGGCTGAGCCAACTGCCGTCGAAAAAGTGATGGCTGCGCAGGTCAAGCTGCGTCAGGCAGTGAGGGTATTTCGCAACGGATTGACATTTCTGATCACCATCTCAGCGACTGCGGACGATCCGGACACCGCTGCCAATATCGCAAATCTACTGTCACGTGCCTATATCAGAGCACAGCTTGAATCCAAGATTGCCGCTACGCAATCCAGCCGAGACATCATTCAGGGCCGCGTTGCGGAGGCTTCCGCAACTGTCATCGAAACCGAAGAAGCGATGGACGATTTCATCGCTTCAAGCATTGACCGAATTGTCGCTCAGACTGGGCGCACCGATCTTGAGCAGATGCGCAGCGAACTGGAGGCGCTCAACACCAACCGCGACGTGCTTACGGCTCAAGCCGATGCCGTCCAACAGGGCCTGGCTGCCTTGAACTGGCAGGCAGTCACGGAGACCCTGCAGTCGGAGACACTCGAGAACCTGCGCCAGCGTGAGGTAACGCTACAGCGGCAATTAGCCAACGCCACTGCTGGATCGCAGACCGAAATTGATCTTCGGGCTGAACTGGCGCGCGTGGTCGCCAATCTGGGCTCGGACACCAACAGCCAGCTATCCAGCCTTCGCGTCCAGATATCCTCGGTGCAAGCACGTGCCGCTGACCTGCAATTGCAGTTGCGCTCCTCTGTTCTCAGCAGTGACTTGCCGGCCGCCATCGTCACCAACATTTACGAACTGCAACAAACCGCCGAGCTCGCGCGCAGTCAGTATCAAATCCTGTTGAGCCGTTTGAAGGACCTGGAAGCCCAGTCGTTCCTGCAGGTTGCGGACAGCAGGGTCATCTCGGAAGCACTTGTGCCCGAAAGACCGTCATTTCCTGATACCAGGCTACTTTTGGCGCTTGCCGGCATACTAGCGCTAGCCGTAGGCGTAGGCTTGGCTTACCTGCGAGAGAACGTGATCGGTGGTTTTACGTCCGATGTCCAGCTTTCGTCAGTGCTCAAGATGCCTGTGGTGTCGAGCGTGCCCAAGCAGAGAGCGCCAGAGGGAGTCAAAAGTGACAGCCTCGCAGATTTGCTGATCTCACTGCCATTCTCTCACTTTTCGGAAGCCATCCGGCGCCTGCAGGTTGGCGTCGACCAAGCAGTCAGACGCGGATGGGGAGGAGCAGGGCATTCAGCCCCGGTCATCCTGGTCGGCTCGGCAAATACCGGCGAGGGGAAGACCACATTGTCACTCTCGCTCGCCCGGGCCTATGCTTTGGCTGGCAAAAAGACGCTGCTCATCGATTGCGATCTGCGTAAGCCAAGCATCCACGCGCATCTCGGTATGCCCGCTTCGGTCAAGTTGCTCGATTTCCTCACAGACGGTGGCGAAAAGATCGATCTGGAGAGCGTCGCTGTCACCGACCGCCTTACCAAGGCGCGTGTCGTCATCGGCGCGCGCAAGGCTGACGTCCATGGCGGCCAAGTGATTACTGGCGAAGTGTTCGGTCGATTGGTCCGTGCAGCCCAGGCCAACTATGAAATCGTGGTTCTCGACACGCCCCCTGTCGGCGCGGTCGTTGACGCCCTGCATCTTGCCCAATATGCGAATGTGATCGTGATCGCCACGCGCTACGCGGTAACGTCGCAGCGCGACGCCAAGGCGACGCTCTTGGCTCTGACAGACGCCAAGCGCGATGACGCGGAAATCATGGGTGTAATCACGCAGGTCGATCAGTCAAAGTACAATAACCGCCGCAAGTACGGCGGTTACTATAATGAGGATTAG
- a CDS encoding glycosyltransferase family 4 protein, with protein sequence MARILVVGARGIPDVEGGAEKNAEQLFPRLVDIGHEVTLLSLASNVKENSYRGVKLVAVPSLWLLKTDKILYYFAAIYHAIRLRPQIVHLQGLGAALFLWVYKLMGIRTVVRYGSADYILPKWGVLGRLGFRLSEYQLQFADAVISVSETLSQRLAANNFKARVHFIPNAIDEPHPLWSGNVESSEPPYILAVGRVTSQKNVDTLLRAFALFRETSPHYVLRVAGSLSDETYVEALSAFMSDGVTMLGAIPRNQVPALLSHCALYVNLSHHEGNSNATLEAISHGCPILVSDIPENHEMPLGPANFVDQDDVAAVANAFSAAMTKPEAFVVSRAGFLSWDKVAASTNNVYRTIL encoded by the coding sequence ATGGCACGTATTCTGGTCGTCGGCGCCCGCGGAATACCTGACGTTGAAGGGGGCGCAGAGAAGAACGCCGAGCAGCTTTTCCCGAGATTGGTCGACATTGGCCACGAGGTGACGCTGCTGTCCTTGGCAAGCAACGTCAAGGAGAATAGCTATCGAGGCGTCAAACTCGTTGCCGTGCCGTCATTGTGGTTATTGAAAACAGATAAGATTCTTTACTACTTTGCCGCAATCTATCACGCGATCAGGCTTCGGCCCCAGATCGTCCACTTGCAGGGACTGGGAGCGGCACTGTTTTTGTGGGTCTATAAGCTTATGGGCATTCGCACCGTAGTTCGCTACGGTTCGGCTGACTACATCCTGCCTAAATGGGGTGTGCTGGGTCGGTTGGGGTTCCGATTGAGTGAGTATCAGCTGCAGTTCGCAGATGCCGTCATTTCAGTATCAGAGACGCTCAGTCAGCGACTGGCCGCGAACAATTTCAAGGCGCGCGTCCATTTCATTCCCAATGCGATTGACGAGCCGCATCCGTTGTGGTCCGGCAATGTTGAGAGCTCAGAGCCCCCTTATATTCTTGCCGTCGGGAGAGTGACGTCACAGAAGAACGTCGATACGTTGCTTAGAGCATTTGCGTTATTTCGAGAGACGTCTCCGCACTATGTGCTTCGCGTTGCTGGGAGTCTTAGTGATGAAACTTATGTCGAAGCTCTGTCCGCGTTCATGTCCGATGGGGTGACGATGCTTGGCGCTATTCCGCGGAACCAGGTGCCGGCGCTTTTGAGCCATTGCGCGCTATACGTGAACCTGTCGCACCACGAGGGCAATTCAAACGCCACACTGGAGGCGATCTCGCATGGTTGTCCGATCTTGGTCAGCGACATTCCTGAGAATCACGAGATGCCCTTGGGGCCCGCAAATTTTGTTGACCAGGATGACGTTGCTGCTGTTGCCAATGCGTTTTCCGCCGCGATGACAAAGCCAGAGGCGTTTGTCGTCAGCCGTGCCGGATTTCTCAGTTGGGACAAGGTCGCTGCGAGCACCAACAATGTCTATCGGACAATTCTTTAA
- a CDS encoding glycosyltransferase, which produces MSIGQFFKVVVIVERKSIVFLINSIAGGGAERVMMRLIDCSREQLVGYDFHLVLLDIEEEAYAIPDWVTVHRLNSRKRTLSSIKGLWILLRKLRPRLVLSFLTRANIANVIVAKLLGHCCVISERANTSAHHAHGMVGRLSKLLIRQCYSRADAVIAVAAGIADDLVSNYDVRRDSVHVIANPVDAATIQRLAAEPSTITVPRPYIVGMGRFVRSKNFALLLDAFAGSKLDGFDLVVMGQGPLEKDLRDHASDIGLGARVHFPGFLANPFPVIAGAYAYVLPSNGEGFPNGLVEAMVTGVPVIATDCPSGPAEILDYRAEGQITKLHGGKHGLLVPMNDKAAMIDALNCVIQPGERDRLATAASTGAARYGLERAVARYWDVITHALTVQGARR; this is translated from the coding sequence ATGTCTATCGGACAATTCTTTAAGGTGGTCGTGATCGTGGAGAGAAAATCCATTGTATTCCTCATAAATTCCATAGCAGGCGGCGGTGCCGAGCGGGTGATGATGCGGCTCATCGACTGCTCGCGTGAGCAGCTGGTCGGTTATGATTTTCACCTTGTTCTTCTCGACATCGAGGAAGAAGCCTACGCCATCCCCGATTGGGTAACGGTGCACCGGCTAAATAGCCGAAAGCGCACTCTCTCATCCATCAAGGGTTTGTGGATCCTGTTGCGCAAGTTACGTCCGCGGCTGGTGCTCAGCTTCCTTACTCGTGCAAATATCGCCAACGTTATCGTGGCCAAGCTACTGGGACACTGTTGCGTAATCAGTGAGCGTGCCAACACGTCGGCGCATCATGCGCATGGCATGGTGGGTAGGCTGTCCAAGTTGCTGATACGTCAATGCTATTCGCGGGCGGATGCGGTCATCGCGGTAGCTGCCGGCATAGCCGATGACCTCGTCAGCAATTACGACGTCAGGCGTGACAGTGTCCATGTTATCGCCAATCCCGTAGACGCCGCGACTATCCAGCGCTTGGCAGCGGAGCCTTCAACCATCACGGTGCCACGGCCCTATATCGTGGGCATGGGACGCTTTGTGCGCAGCAAGAACTTCGCGCTGCTGCTCGACGCTTTTGCTGGATCTAAACTAGACGGCTTCGACTTGGTGGTCATGGGGCAGGGGCCCCTGGAAAAAGACCTTCGGGATCATGCCAGTGACATCGGGCTAGGGGCGCGTGTCCATTTTCCAGGGTTTTTAGCGAACCCTTTTCCTGTCATTGCCGGTGCATATGCCTATGTGCTTCCTTCAAACGGCGAAGGTTTTCCCAATGGTCTGGTTGAGGCGATGGTGACAGGAGTTCCTGTAATTGCCACCGATTGCCCTTCAGGGCCCGCCGAAATTCTCGACTATCGAGCTGAAGGCCAGATAACCAAGCTGCATGGTGGAAAACACGGATTGCTCGTGCCGATGAACGACAAGGCGGCAATGATTGACGCACTCAATTGCGTAATCCAGCCCGGCGAGCGAGACAGGCTGGCAACGGCAGCTAGCACAGGGGCCGCACGATATGGGCTAGAGAGGGCGGTGGCGCGCTATTGGGATGTCATCACGCACGCTCTTACCGTTCAGGGCGCTCGACGCTAG
- a CDS encoding oligosaccharide flippase family protein → MSLKREVATGVVWSVIGNGANNIISFIVFAIIANVVSPTILGVASFAIVLVEVGRMLNTAGIPELLIQRPQWDDDYATVAFWVNITIAAMLTLVSCLAVAPIVDYAFASGSGIALIVLSACFLIDAVRVVQEAKLRREFNYRSLAVRGSIAGVLSGLLGVAMALTGHGLWALITQRLLHSMLMTALTWYASDWRPRFFWSTRDLGQMLSNGSRLLAVGLMSTLSVRLPDLLLGAVLGPVALAIFRVGSRGYDSLIQLIVYPVANASISGFSRVAATGSIASAYIRFTKFAALLGYPVFFGAAATAQQFVAIAFGENWSDASYVMSAMCMIVGPATLGYMLRPALTSLRRTGELLRINIFVVATVAAACLAGLPFGAVGMAVALVIRAYFAVVFNLFILRRELGIAPKALLQAVTPPFSAAIVMAAVSLVGGHMLVPHWPEGARLVVMIVAGAIAYPLFLWLAWRKYLVLALREIGEMFPKAKNLLQRITPQRDG, encoded by the coding sequence ATGTCGCTTAAGCGTGAGGTTGCGACTGGCGTGGTATGGTCGGTCATTGGTAATGGCGCCAATAACATCATTAGTTTCATCGTATTTGCCATCATTGCCAATGTGGTTAGCCCGACGATCCTTGGCGTCGCATCTTTCGCGATTGTCCTGGTGGAAGTCGGGCGCATGCTTAACACAGCTGGCATCCCGGAACTGCTAATCCAGCGTCCGCAGTGGGACGATGATTACGCGACGGTCGCCTTCTGGGTTAACATTACAATTGCAGCGATGTTGACGTTGGTGTCATGCCTCGCTGTGGCGCCAATCGTCGATTATGCGTTTGCCTCCGGTAGTGGCATTGCACTGATTGTGTTGTCGGCCTGCTTTCTCATCGATGCCGTCAGGGTGGTCCAGGAGGCCAAACTTCGGCGGGAGTTCAATTATCGCAGCCTGGCGGTCCGTGGCTCAATAGCTGGAGTACTTTCGGGATTATTGGGCGTGGCTATGGCACTGACCGGCCACGGCCTTTGGGCCCTGATTACCCAGCGCCTACTGCACTCCATGCTAATGACCGCCTTGACCTGGTATGCCAGCGACTGGCGACCTCGCTTCTTCTGGTCGACCCGGGACCTCGGCCAAATGCTCTCCAACGGCAGCCGCCTGTTGGCAGTGGGCCTGATGTCAACGCTAAGTGTTCGCCTCCCCGACCTGCTGCTTGGCGCGGTCCTTGGCCCGGTCGCCCTGGCCATCTTTCGTGTCGGCTCGCGCGGCTATGACTCGCTCATCCAGTTGATCGTCTACCCGGTCGCGAACGCGTCTATCAGCGGCTTTTCGCGGGTCGCTGCGACAGGAAGCATCGCGAGTGCCTACATTCGCTTCACCAAGTTCGCCGCGCTTTTGGGCTATCCTGTCTTTTTTGGAGCCGCTGCCACAGCGCAACAATTCGTCGCCATTGCGTTTGGAGAAAACTGGTCCGATGCTTCTTACGTTATGTCAGCGATGTGCATGATCGTTGGGCCAGCGACCCTGGGATATATGTTGCGGCCAGCACTTACTTCTTTGAGGCGCACCGGCGAGCTCTTGCGGATCAACATCTTCGTGGTGGCGACCGTGGCAGCCGCCTGCCTCGCCGGCCTGCCTTTCGGTGCCGTCGGCATGGCTGTCGCCCTGGTAATTCGGGCCTATTTTGCGGTTGTCTTCAATCTGTTCATCTTGCGCCGCGAGCTTGGCATCGCTCCAAAGGCGCTGCTTCAGGCGGTCACACCGCCGTTTTCCGCAGCCATCGTGATGGCCGCGGTGTCACTCGTCGGTGGCCATATGCTCGTTCCCCATTGGCCAGAGGGGGCTAGGCTGGTCGTCATGATCGTTGCTGGAGCAATTGCATACCCGCTTTTTCTATGGCTGGCGTGGCGCAAGTACCTAGTTCTAGCGCTGAGAGAGATTGGCGAGATGTTCCCCAAAGCGAAAAACCTGCTGCAACGGATTACGCCTCAACGGGATGGTTAG
- a CDS encoding tetratricopeptide repeat protein has product MIRTTAIVFALLVSVPAFGQQVTSSEPPTSVAALSDRLGSDPERLAELLGFASERVRAEADEGNAGAAFSLAKSLLAAPDATSQEEGLVYLEQAAEAGIVPAQVQLASVLRTGGAGVVPDPPRALELLEDAAALGDTSALLALGVLVLDTQLGKASRDRAVSLIEQAANAGDVNAANLLGGLYAQGRGVPLDVDKAMLYFEMSMVAGNSPAMMMIADIFRGGSGPIAADPDKAKALYVGAAARGNQGAARRLADMYFRGEGVPSAPDTALQMLSDLAGNGDGQANITLADYYLSGDIIPINVDTARDYFQKAADSGNSAGLIRLGELYRLGAPGMPADVNRAIDYFNRAIELGAPGAERYLANIFLDLAQPVANPSRGIELLKVAAAKGDANAAVRLGDLYSVNDLVQADYETSKSYFDLALSYGNPNAVIDLAQALVAGPLGTTHRQEALTLLRGSVESGLPGASTELARLQLAGTFPSEGLSGVLTMLLESTHNGDADAARYLMQLYREGYGLVLSPDRPAAENLLATLGPVLGEEGVAMQRILLLTPDRVSDESLAAIDSEFSKLTRFNGLVMLEQLRNNNAHAYVYIVQKRLSERGIYQGPVHGTLDSRTIGAMRVACERMGATRICDAGPLTNGAVQVIGNFLFNPVVKTAESNQG; this is encoded by the coding sequence ATGATCCGGACCACCGCAATCGTATTCGCTCTACTCGTCAGCGTACCCGCCTTCGGGCAGCAGGTGACGTCTTCGGAGCCGCCAACATCAGTGGCGGCCCTTAGCGATCGGCTGGGAAGTGATCCAGAAAGACTGGCGGAGTTGCTCGGCTTCGCGTCCGAACGGGTACGCGCTGAGGCTGACGAAGGGAACGCCGGAGCGGCCTTTTCGCTGGCAAAGTCCCTGCTTGCGGCACCGGACGCAACATCGCAAGAAGAAGGCCTTGTGTATCTCGAACAAGCTGCCGAAGCGGGCATTGTGCCGGCGCAGGTGCAACTGGCGAGTGTGCTGCGAACCGGCGGTGCCGGCGTAGTGCCCGACCCACCGCGGGCGCTCGAACTACTAGAGGATGCCGCAGCGTTGGGAGACACGTCTGCTTTGCTGGCGCTCGGGGTGTTGGTATTGGATACCCAACTGGGTAAGGCAAGTCGCGACCGGGCCGTCAGCTTGATCGAGCAAGCAGCCAACGCTGGCGACGTCAATGCTGCCAATCTACTGGGTGGCTTGTATGCTCAGGGCAGGGGCGTCCCTCTGGATGTTGATAAAGCGATGCTCTACTTCGAGATGAGCATGGTAGCCGGAAATTCACCGGCCATGATGATGATCGCTGACATTTTTCGCGGCGGAAGCGGGCCAATTGCTGCCGACCCGGATAAGGCGAAAGCGCTGTACGTCGGGGCCGCCGCACGCGGAAACCAAGGCGCCGCTCGCAGGCTCGCTGACATGTATTTTCGGGGCGAAGGTGTACCGTCTGCCCCTGATACAGCGCTGCAAATGCTCAGTGATCTCGCAGGCAACGGCGACGGCCAGGCCAATATCACACTGGCGGATTATTATCTGAGCGGGGACATCATACCAATAAACGTTGACACTGCGCGTGACTATTTCCAGAAGGCGGCCGATAGTGGCAACTCTGCCGGTCTTATCCGCTTGGGAGAACTGTATCGGTTGGGCGCGCCTGGGATGCCCGCAGATGTTAATCGGGCCATTGATTATTTCAATCGCGCCATTGAACTGGGAGCGCCAGGGGCGGAGAGATATCTTGCCAACATCTTCCTTGATCTCGCCCAACCCGTGGCCAACCCTTCTCGTGGTATTGAACTGTTAAAAGTAGCGGCCGCAAAAGGTGACGCCAACGCTGCCGTTCGCCTCGGCGACCTCTATTCGGTCAATGACCTTGTGCAGGCCGACTACGAAACCTCAAAATCATATTTTGACTTAGCTCTAAGCTATGGCAACCCCAACGCTGTAATCGACCTCGCACAAGCGCTGGTCGCCGGGCCTCTTGGTACTACGCACAGACAAGAAGCGCTGACACTTCTGAGAGGTTCAGTAGAAAGTGGCCTACCTGGAGCTTCGACTGAGTTGGCCCGTCTGCAGCTGGCGGGCACTTTCCCAAGCGAAGGGTTGTCTGGCGTTCTCACTATGCTGCTCGAATCCACGCACAATGGGGACGCCGATGCAGCGCGCTACCTAATGCAGCTGTATCGAGAAGGATATGGTCTTGTGCTGTCACCAGATCGCCCGGCTGCGGAAAACCTGCTTGCAACGCTGGGACCGGTGCTTGGGGAAGAGGGCGTGGCTATGCAACGCATCCTCTTGCTGACACCGGATCGGGTTTCCGACGAAAGTCTGGCCGCCATTGACAGCGAGTTCTCCAAACTAACTCGTTTCAATGGCCTGGTGATGCTTGAGCAGCTACGCAACAACAATGCGCATGCCTATGTATATATTGTCCAGAAACGATTAAGCGAACGCGGTATATATCAAGGTCCGGTCCACGGGACTCTTGATAGTCGCACAATCGGCGCAATGCGCGTAGCGTGCGAGAGGATGGGGGCGACACGCATTTGCGACGCGGGCCCGCTGACTAATGGCGCAGTTCAAGTGATCGGCAACTTCCTGTTCAATCCGGTGGTCAAAACTGCAGAATCAAACCAGGGATAG